The following coding sequences lie in one Haematobia irritans isolate KBUSLIRL chromosome 3, ASM5000362v1, whole genome shotgun sequence genomic window:
- the LOC142229525 gene encoding uncharacterized protein LOC142229525: protein MISFDVVSLFPSIPVNLAIKIIKEKWDEIKDYTKIPMDIFIEMLTFCIKDSRYFVYDDKVYEQRKGMPMGSPASPIIADIVMEVLLDSVLEKLTIKPKIMTKYVDDLFCILNKNDVQATLSALNAFDRQIQFTMETEEDNKLPYLDTIILRHRNGIKINWYQKPTATGRLINFNSKHPRRVIMNTATNFIRRVHDISDKIFHKDNEDKIRTILRLNDFPNKTIDDLIQHVKEQQHIKHDEIEPKIYKPLTYVPQFSERFKSSNMLNKDKFQIAQRTHNTVNQFFSKTKSKIKKEDKSNVVYKIKCNGNDSDTCQKVYIGTTKTKLKTRLSGHKSDQKATDKSLEQKTALAAHCTLTGHKPNFKDVDILTQETNYKRRFTLEMLHIINVPAERRMNFKTDTDHCAHIYRNIVQKYRKTD, encoded by the coding sequence ATGATCTCGTTTGACGTAGTATCTCTTTTTCCAAGCATTCCAGTAAATTTGGCGATTaagattataaaagaaaaatgggACGAAATAAAGGACTATACGAAGATACCGatggatatttttatagaaatgttaactttttgtaTAAAGGACTCAAGATATTTTGTATATGATGACAAGGTGTATGAGCAACGTAAAGGAATGCCAATGGGATCACCAGCTTCACCTATTATCGCCGATATTGTAATGGAAGTACTCTTGGACTCAGTATTGGAAAAATTGactattaaaccaaaaataatgacaaaatatgtagatgatctgttctgtattttgaataaaaatgacgTTCAGGCCACTTTATCAGCTTTAAACGCCTTTGatagacaaattcaatttacgATGGAAACAGAAGAGGACAACAAGTTACCATACTTAGATACCATAATTTTAAGGCAcagaaatggaataaaaattaactggTATCAAAAGCCAACAGCCACAGGACGATTGATAAATTTCAACTCCAAACATCCTAGACGAGTTATAATGAATAcggctacaaattttataagaagagtacacgatatcagcgacaaaatatttcataaggacaacgaAGATAAGATAAGGACCATATTGCGATTAAATGATTTCCCGAATAAGACGATTGACGACCTAATACAACATgtaaaagaacaacaacataTCAAACATGACGAAATTGAACCCAAAATTTATAAACCCTTGACATATGTCCCCCAATTCTCGGAAAGATTCAAATCATCTAACATGctaaataaggacaaatttcaaattgcacaaaggactcataatacagtaaatcaattcttcagcaagacaaaatctaaaattaagaaagaagacaagtcaaacgtagtatataagatcaaatgcaatggaaatgactctgatacttgccaaaaagtatatattggtacaacgaaaaccaaattaaaaactagactctcagggcataaatctgatcagaaagccactgataagtccttggagcaaaagacggcacttgcagcacattgcactttaacaggacacaaaccaaactttaaggacgtagatattttgacgcaagaaaccaattataaaaggagatttactctggagatgctacatattataaatgtacctgcagaaagacgaatgaattttaagactgatacggaccattgtgcacatatttatagaaatattgtacaaaaatatagaaagacagattag